In a genomic window of Scyliorhinus torazame isolate Kashiwa2021f chromosome 5, sScyTor2.1, whole genome shotgun sequence:
- the LOC140419540 gene encoding uncharacterized protein gives MEKPWKCGHCGKGYRAPSELETHRRSHTGERPFTCSQCGKGFTRLSNLQTHQRVHTGEKPFTCSQCGKGFTLLSHLQTHQRVHTGEKPFTCSQCGQRFRASFTLQRHQRVHTGERPFTCSQCGKGFIESTTLQRHQRIHTGEKPFTCSQCGKGFIDSSTRQRHQRIHTGERPFICSQCGKGFTQLSSLQTHQRVHTGEKPFTCSQCGQRFRASFTLWRHQRVHTGERPFTCPQCGKGFIDSSILRKHQRVHTGERSITCSQCGKGFTQLVNLQTHQRIHTGVRPFTCYQCGKGFIYSSTLQKHQRVHTGERPFTCSHCGKGFIDSFTLLQHQRVHTGERPFTCSQCGKGFTQLSSLQTHQRVHTGEKVFTCSQCGKEFTWLSGLQSHQRVHTGEKPFTCSQCGKEFTWLSGLQRHQRVHTGERPFTCS, from the coding sequence atggagaaaccgtggaaatgtgggcactgtgggaagggatacagagccccatcagagctggaaactcatcgacgcagtcacactggggagaggccgttcacctgctctcagtgtgggaagggattcactcggttatccaacctgcagacacaccagcgggttcacactggggagaagccattcacctgctctcagtgtgggaagggattcactctgttatctcacctgcagacacaccagcgagttcacactggggagaagccattcacctgctcccagtgtgggcagagattccgtgcttcattcaccctgcagagacatcagcgagttcacactggggagaggccattcacctgctctcagtgtgggaagggattcattgaatcaaccaccctgcagagacatcaacgaattcacactggggagaagccattcacctgctctcagtgtgggaagggattcattgattcatccacccgacagagacatcagcgaattcacactggggagaggccgttcatctgctctcagtgtgggaagggattcactcagttatccagtctgcagacacaccagcgagttcacactggggagaagccattcacttgctctcagtgtgggcagcgaTTCCGTGCTTCATTCACCCtgtggagacaccagcgagttcacactggggagaggccattcacctgccctcagtgtgggaagggattcattgattcatccatcctgcgaaaacatcagcgagttcacactggggagaggtcaatcacctgctctcagtgtgggaagggattcacacagttggtaaatctgcagacacatcagcgaattcacactggggtgaggccgttcacctgctatcaatgtgggaagggatttatttatTCATCCACActacagaaacatcagcgagttcacactggagagaggccattcacctgctctcattgtgggaaaggattcattgattcattcaCCCTGCtgcaacatcagcgagttcacactggggagaggccattcacctgctctcagtgtgggaagggattcacacagttatccagtctgcagacacaccagcgagttcacactggggagaaggtattcacctgctctcagtgtgggaaggaattcacttggttatccgggctgcagtcacaccagcgagttcacactggggagaagccattcacctgctctcagtgtggaaaggaatTCACTTGGTTATCTggactgcagagacaccagcgagttcacactggggagagaccattcacctgctcttag